The proteins below are encoded in one region of Oncorhynchus gorbuscha isolate QuinsamMale2020 ecotype Even-year linkage group LG01, OgorEven_v1.0, whole genome shotgun sequence:
- the LOC123993701 gene encoding uncharacterized protein K02A2.6-like, giving the protein MKLLARSHFWWPGLNQQIENMAKNCSGCLETLHMPAPVPVHPWEWPAEPWQRIHVDYAGPFEKHMFLVIVDAHSKWPEVFCTDSSTSAQTIECLRTFARFGLPLQLVSDNAQAFVSDEFTRFMSVNGIKHSTSAPYHPATNGLAERFVQTLKQGLRAAKRDEGTLQTKLAKFLASYRNTPHATTNESPAALMFGRPLRTQLDIMKPNRRNEVLNKQAKILSGGRERHLQTGQEVMVRDYRRGGKWTRGTVHTQTGPRTYQVQVSPDIMWRRHINQMHSTENSTTIEREQAQRAPESDTQGTVEDGGAVERPQAERRERVDEGAAIADAIMEEAHTEDVQEPPDNLRRYPERRHLIGFNMETVTYKNLKFQVWDLGGQTGIR; this is encoded by the exons ATGAAGCTGCTCGCAAGGAGCCACTTCTGGTGGCCAGGTCTGAACCAACAGATAGAAAATATGGCAAAGAACTGTAGTGGATGTTTGGAAACCCTTCACATGCCTGCTCCTGTCCCAGTCCACCCATGGGAATGGCCCGCAGAGCCATGGCAGAGAATTCATGTGGACTACGCTGGTCCTTTTGAAAAGCACATGTTTCTGGTTATAGTGGATGCCCATTCCAAATGGCCAGAGGTGTTTTGcactgactcctccacctcagctcagacgatagagtgtctcagaacgtttgcacgcttcggtttgccactgcagctggtaagtgacaacgcgcaagcttttgtaagtgacgagtttacaagattcatgtcagtaaatggaatcaaacactcaaCTTCAGCTCCGTACCACCCTGCCACCAATGGGCTGGCAGAACGCTTTGTGCAAACTCTAAAGCAAGGACTCCGTGCAGCAAAACGAGACGAAGGGACTTTGCAAACAAAACTGGCCAAGTTCCTGGCCTCCTACCGAAACACCCCACATGCCACAACAAATGAAAGCCCAGCCGCACTGATGTTCGGGAGGCCTCTCCGCACACAGCTGGACATAATGAAGCCAAACAGGCGTAATGAAGTGCTGAACAAACAAGCCAAGATACTCTCCGGTGGCCGGGAGCGCCATCTccaaacaggacaggaagtgatggtgcgagactacagaagaggagggaaatggacaagagggaccgtacacacacaaacgggaCCCAGAACTTACCAGGTTCAAGTGAGCCCAGACATAATGTGGCGGCGTCACATTAACCAAATGCATTCCACGGAAAACAGCACAACAATCGAGAGAGAACAGGCACAGAGAGCTCCCGAGAGTGACACACAGGGAACTGTAGAGGACGGTGGGGCAGTAGAGAGACCCCAGGCTGAAAGAAGGGAACGTGTTGATGAAGGTGCTGCTATAGCAGACGCTATAATGGAAGAAGCACACACTGAGGATGTTCAGGAGCCTCCAGACAATCTGAGGCGCTACCCAGAACGAAGGCACC TGATCGGCTTCAACATGGAGACAGTGACGTACAAGAACCTGAAGTTCCAGGTGTGGGATCTTGGTGGGCAGACAGGAATCAGGTAA
- the LOC124037289 gene encoding histamine N-methyltransferase-like, with the protein MSCAMKSLVEDNDRYLKSFQLFLERSSEHKCMQDFICGILPDILASIGEGKANLNVMGVGSGAGEIDLEMFSQLHLKHPSVTVDNQVVEPSAQQLHLYKVLVSQKPNLDYIKFTWNKMTATEFEKHWRENHLTKKMDFIHMIQMLYYVKDPGATVTFYQSLLDRNGKLLVILVSDDSGWGKLWRTFRTQLCNTEISQCVTTGDIKAYLDSKTVSYQNYKLPSQMDITECFTEGDQRGELLLDFLTEVLDFSSTAPPELKRGVLDLLKTPDCSKEVDGRVIFNNTLEVLVVDPLQ; encoded by the exons ATGTCCTGTGCTATGAAAAGTCTGGTGGAGGATAACGACAGATACCTGAAGTCCTTCCAGCTGTTCCTGGAGCGCTCCTCTGAACACAAGTGCATGCAGGACTTTATCTGTGGTATCTTGCCTGATATTCTAGCCAG CATTGGAGAGGGAAAAGCCAATCTTAATGTGATGGGAGTGGGAAGTGGAGCAG GTGAGATTGACCTTGAGATGTTCTCTCAGCTGCATCTGAAGCATCCTTCAGTAACCGTGGACAACCAGGTGGTGGAACCCAGCGCCCAGCAGCTCCACCTCTATAAGG TGTTGGTGTCCCAGAAACCAAACCTAGACTACATTAAATTCACTTGGAACAAGATGACGGCCACTGAGTTTGAGAAGCACTGGAGAGAGAACCATTTGACCAAGAAGATGGACTTCATTCACATGATACAG ATGTTGTATTACGTGAAGGATCCAggtgctacagtcacattctaccaaaGCCTCCTGGACAGGAATGGAAAACTACTTGTAATTCTGGTGTCTG ATGACAGTGGCTGGGGAAAGCTGTGGAGGACCTTCAGGACCCAGCTGTGTAACACAGAGATCAGTCAGTGTGTGACTACAGGTGATATTAAAGCCTACCTGGACTCTAAGACAGTGAGTTACCAGAACTACAAGCTGCCCTCTCAGATGGACATCACCGAGTGTTTCACTGAGGGGGACCAGAGAGGAGAACTgcttctggacttcctgactgaggtGTTAGACTTCAGCTCCACTGCTCCTCCTGAGCTGAAGAGAGGAGTTCTAGACCTGCTGAAGACCCCAGATTGTAGCAAGGAGGTGGATGGGAGGGTCATCTTCAATAACACCTTGGAGGTGCTGGTGGTTGACCCTCTACAGTAA